The DNA region CATGACCCGGCCCGGGTGCACGTTGGCGACCCACCACTCGGGCGAACCCTTACCGGAACCCATGCGGGTCTCGGCGGGCTTCTTGGTCAGCGGGCGGTCCGGGTAGATGTTGATCCAGACCTTGCCGCCACGCTTGATGTGGCGGGTCATCGCGATACGAGCCGCCTCGATCTGGCGGTTGGTCACGTACGCCGGAGTCATGGCCTGGATGCCGTACTCGCCGAACGCAACCGTCGTACCACCCTTGGCCATGCCACGGCGCTTGGGGTGGTGCTGCTTGCGGTGCTTGACCCTACGGGGGATCAGCATGTCGGTCAGGCCTCCGTTCCGGTGCTCTCAGCCGGAGCGGCAGCGGCGGCGGGAGCCTCGGCCTTGGGGGCCTCGGCGGCCGGAGCCGACTGCTGCTGCGGCTTGCGACCGCGACCGCCACGCTCGCCACCGCGGCCACCACGGGCCGGGCGGTCGTTGCCACCACGGGCCGGGCGGTTGCCGGCGCGGGCAGCGGCGTTCTCGGCGCGGACCTCGGCGATGTTCTTGACGTCGCCCTTGTAGATCCAGACCTTCACGCCGATGCGGCCGAAGGTCGTCTTGGCCTCGAAGAAGCCGTAGTCCACGTTCGCGCG from Streptomyces flavofungini includes:
- the rplP gene encoding 50S ribosomal protein L16; translated protein: MLIPRRVKHRKQHHPKRRGMAKGGTTVAFGEYGIQAMTPAYVTNRQIEAARIAMTRHIKRGGKVWINIYPDRPLTKKPAETRMGSGKGSPEWWVANVHPGRVMFELSYPNEKIAREALTRAAHKLPMKCRIVKREAGEA